The Christiangramia forsetii KT0803 DNA segment CTCCTGAAGTTTTACAGAAGTAACCCGTAGTTCCGGATCCAGTACTGTTGGACTCTTAAGGTCTGAAAAAGATGATTGAACCGGCTTCTCTTTTTTAAACTGATCACCATGTATCTCATCAAGGTCTGTCCAGCTAAAATAGAGTCCGCTTACCGTCCACATGATGAACTGTATCCCAATGAATAGTCCCAAATAACGATGGGCTTTCCTGATATTGAGTGCTGTTTTTCGTTTTACGATCATTTATTTCAATGGTAGGTTATCTAGATTTTAGTTCAATAAAATATTCATACTTAAAAAACCAAAGCCATTTTTATATTTAATGAGAATGGGCTCCATTGTTTTCAGACTCCAGGTATTCTCCCTGTGGCCCTACTCCTTCAATATAAACCAGTTGTGCCCCATAATGGCCTGCTTCTGAAACAGAATAGGCCGCAAATCCAAGAATTAAAAAAACCACTATTTCAAAAATTCGATTCTTTTTCAATAGAAATAAACTTACTAATTTTAAAGTTGCAGCGACAGCACTGGAATAAATAGTCCACTCAGCAAATTTATCGTGCTGTGCTAGTACACTTTTTGCCATTTCAGTTAGGTCATGTACGTGCGGGTGCGCATATACTCCGGCAATATAAGCCCCTATAAAACCGAAGCCCACACATAATAAAATAACCCAATCAAGATTTCGCTTTAGCACGAATATTTGAATAAGTTGAAGGATTCCTCCCAACAACAACAGTACGATTGGGAAATGGACTATTAGTGGATGTAAATTTGGAAAATCGTCCAGCTCAGCTTTTACTTTGTTAGAGGACTTCTCTTTACTTTCACCTTGATAGCCTCCCTCATTTTCAGCATCCTGTAATTCAGGTTGTGCAGTGATTGTATCTTGTTCCAATTCCTGTTCAGCAGTATTGGTCGAGTGATCATGACCTTCATGATTATCCTGAGCTTGTGTCGCAAGCGTTAGGGTGCTAAAAAAGAATAATATGTATAATTTTTTCATCATATAAGTTTTCAATATAACTCCTTGGAAGGAGCGACAAAAACGATTAATTGCAGGAAAAATGGAGAGAATATATTATTCTCAACTAATTACTATTAAAACGACTCTCTCCTTTTTCCTTGCATTTATTTATAATCTTATAAGTTTCTAAAAAAACCGAAAGTCTCACATGGTGCTCATCGTAAATCTTCTCAATTTTTCCCTTTTCCTATTTTTATGAACCTCTTCTTCAGTCTCTCTATAAGAAAAGCATTTCCGGGATTTTAAATTCTCAATCCTTCCTATTGAAATTCTTTAAAACTTGAAGGACAATCCTCCTCCAGCTCCAAACCTATTATCGTAACTACCCATTAGAGAAAAATTCTTTGATAGAAAATACTCCAGTCCGGCACTCCAGGTTTGTTCATTTTCAAAATCTTTTCCTTCTTCCAGGTCATTTACCCATCCAAAATCTGCCTGAAATTCATACTCTCCAAAAACAGCCAATCTTGGAAAAATCATAATTTCCCTCGCAAGACTAATCTGGGGTCTTAGTTTACTATCTAAACGTACATCGAGCGAAAACATATAGGGGGTGAAATATCTAAGTCCCCCAATTGCAGTGGTACTTAGCTCATCCATACTGTTTTCCATTTCATTTTCTACATTCACACCTCCGAATAATCGTACCCAGTCATTGATATAATATTCATAAGAAAATTCAGCTTCCAGGTTCTGGTTCCATCCATACTCTGCCAATGCTGTAAATTGATTTCTAACATTTGAGCTAACAACATTCAATTCAGTCATATGCGACGCCGCATCCAGCATTCCCCAGGTATAGAATTTATTGGTTTCCCTAACCAGATTACTAACAGGAAAGGGTTCCATCCGTTCATCTCTCTTAGTATCATAGCTTACTATTCTGGCCATTCCTGCATCCATGTGATATAGTATATGGCAAT contains these protein-coding regions:
- a CDS encoding DUF2231 domain-containing protein; translated protein: MKKLYILFFFSTLTLATQAQDNHEGHDHSTNTAEQELEQDTITAQPELQDAENEGGYQGESKEKSSNKVKAELDDFPNLHPLIVHFPIVLLLLGGILQLIQIFVLKRNLDWVILLCVGFGFIGAYIAGVYAHPHVHDLTEMAKSVLAQHDKFAEWTIYSSAVAATLKLVSLFLLKKNRIFEIVVFLILGFAAYSVSEAGHYGAQLVYIEGVGPQGEYLESENNGAHSH